Part of the Bacillus sp. N1-1 genome, GAAAGTTATTTGTAGCATTTGTCGCTGTAATGACGTTAGGAACGGTTATTCCTACTGGATACCTAGCTGATGAAAAAAACGAGCCGTCAGAGACGTATCAGGAGGAAGGCCATCTTCTTCTCGATTCGTTGGACGAGCCAGTAGAGTTATCGGAACCTACGGAAGAAGAGGCTACAGATTGGCCGACAATTGCAGCGCAAGTTTCCTCTACTGAATTGCTTGCGCATTTTGTCACTTATGCAAGTAGTCAGTCAGAAGAACAGGGATTATCAAAGTTTGGAGAAGCGATTTCGACTCGTGTAGGTAGCGAGTATACGGAGTCAATCGTTCCGAAAATGACAGAAGCCATTGTAGCATCCGTTGCAGATCTTGATGTTGAAGAACTTAGGACGCTTCGTTTAACGGAGTCACCGTCTGGCGGATATGGAGAGCGGATTCTTCATGTGTATAGCGAACAGAGTGGAGAAGATCTTCTGCGCTTTCACGTTCGAAGAGATCACCCGCCTCAGGATGGCTACTGGTTTAACTTTCACTATCATGCAGCAGATGATAATTTTGAAGAGCATTATGAAGTAGGTAAAATTTATTGGGATAAAAACACTCCGCCTAAGTGGCTCTCTTAAGAGAGGTGCGCGGGGTGTTTTTGGTTGGAGAGTAGTAAGGGAGGATTACAGCCTAGATGGAACTTGTACAATGCATTAGAGATGTTTTTGAAGAAGAACCGTTTGTCGGTTCAGAAAACCCGTTTCAGCGGAAATTATTTAAAGAGGGAAACTTTTATCCGGTTTACAGGGATGAACACAATAGTTGGATTACACTCGATGATGAAGGCGAACAGCATATCATAGCAACAGGGGATCTGTTAAATGATGATTTTTGGTTCACATTTCGGTTTCGAATCGCATAAGAAAAAGCCGCAGCGTGCGGCTTTTACTTCTTTTTAGGGCGCGCATTTTGCGGGCCTCTTTTTTTATTCATCAATAGAGCGTCTTCGCCTTCTTTTTCACCCTGGATCCCCGTTTTAGGATCATATGCATTACGCTTTTTCATACAAGTGCCTCCTCTACATGGATTCACCACTTAGTATGTCCGATTCTCATTAAAACATCGGGTTTTCTTCGATGAACTGGTAGACGTTATCAACAAGTTCATCTGGCGTTTCGCCGGTCACACGTTCGCCGTTAACAAGGCAGTACATTTCTTGGCTACATAGCGTGCAATGGCCAAGACAGGAATATTCAAGGACGTCTAGGTCCGTATCTTTTTCTAGTGTTTCCATTGCTTTATGTGAACCGCTTGAAAGATTGCTCATGCAAAATTCTACAATTGGATTCATTTTCTATTCACCTCAAGTTTTCCTAACAAATTCATAACTGTTTCTATTCTACCAAGAAGGGAGGAAAATGGACAACCATTTGCATGAACGAAGAAACATATTGACTATTACTCATATAATTTGTAAGAGAAGGGTTTATTTCTTTATAATTAGGAAAAATAACATAATGAAGTCGATAGAGGAGGGTCATTATGCATAAAGCAGTTATTGTAGGAACAGGACCAGCAGGTTTAACAGCAGCGATTTACCTTGCGAGAGCAAATATGGATCCGCTTGTCATAGAAGGGCCGGAACCTGGTGGGCAGCTTACGTTAACAACTGATGTAGAAAATTTCCCCGGGTTTCCAGATGGTGTTCTTGGTCCTGAATTGATGGAAAACATGAAGAAGCAGGCGCTCCGTTTTGGTGCAACGATCGAACGTGGCTGGGTGAAGGACATAGATTTTAGTGAACGTCCTTTTAAACTAACAACGGATACACTTGGCGACATCATGGCGGAATCAGTTCTTATTTCTACTGGTGCTTCAGCGAAACTTCTCGGAATTCCAGGCGAATCAGAGAATATGGGCAGAGGTGTTAGTACATGTGCAACGTGTGATGGCTTTTTCTTCCGTGGTAAAAAAATCGTCGTAATTGGTGGAGGAGACTCTGCAATGGAAGAAGCCACTTTCTTAACAAAATTTGCATCAGAAGTAACCATCCTTCATCGAAGAAAGGACTTGCGTGCATCAAAAATCATGCAAGAGCGCGCACGCGCAAACGAAAAAATTAGCTGGAAACTCAATGCTTCACCTATTGAGGTTGTGGCCGAAAACAATAAAGTTATTGGTATTAAAGTGAAGGATAGTGATTCTGGTAAAGAAGAAATTGTGAATACGGATGGTATTTTCGTTGCCATAGGCCACCGTCCAAACACCGATTTTCTTCAAGGTAAACTAAATATGGACGATAAAGGTTATATCCAAGTGGAACCTGGAACCACCAGAACGAATGTTGCAGGCGTATTTGCTTGTGGGGATGTTCAGGACTTTACTTACCGACAAGCGATTACAGCAGCAGGAACAGGATGTATGGCTGCGATGGATTGCGAGCGCTTCTTAGAAGGAAACGCATTTATTGATTGGAGTATGTAAATACGAAAGCGCAGGGCATGTGCCCTACGCTTTTTTAATGGATATCGATATAGTTTGAATCGTTTTGGATCCGGTCGGCTTTCGGTATTTTAATTTCAAGAATGCCGTTTTCGTATTTGCCCTTCACATTTTTCATTGAGAAGTGATAAGGGAGTTTGATCGTACGACTCGTACTCGCGTAGGAGCGTTCTTGTTTATAATATTTTTGCTTATCGTTTCGTGTTTCCTGATATTCTTTTGACTCGATTGAAATGCGCAGTCCATCTCCAAGCGGTTCAACCTTAATTTGTTCCTTTGAAATACCAGGTAACTCTGCTTCTACGATAAAAGCAGCATCCGTTTCATATAGGTCAACGCGAAACGACTGCGCAGGCAGCAGATTAGCAAACGGCTCTTTAAAAAAATCATCAAACGTGTTCATCCAATTTTGTATAGCAGGGTCTTGAAACAGTTTAGGCAATTTATCGCCTTTACCCATTTGACATTCATCCTTTCCAACATTTCTGATATACAGTATGTATGCCCATGGAAAAGGTTCCTTTTGGGTGTTTTTTACAAGAGATTCCGAAGTTACTTCTCTACTTTCTTCATGTTACAATGGTCAGTAGAGAATTAAAGGAGGAGTACGATGAAGACTTATTTGCAGCTTTGCGAAGAAATTTTACATAACGGAACAAAAAAATCTGATCGAACGGGCACGGGAACAATGAGTGTATTTGGCCATCAAATGCGCTTCGATCTGCAGGAGGGCTTTCCTGCGTTAACGACAAAAAAACTTCACCTTAGATCCATTATTCATGAACTGCTCTGGTTTTTAAAAGGAGATACGAATGTGAAGTATCTTCAAGATAATGGGGTACGTATCTGGAATGAATGGGCTGATGAAAATGGAGAGCTTGGTCCTGTTTACGGTCATCAATGGCGCTCATGGACAGGGGCAGACGGATCGACAGTTGATCAAATTGCAAAAGTGGTTGAACAAATTAAAACAAATCCGAATTCCAGAAGAATGATCGTAACAGCATGGAATCCTTCTGAAGTTGATGAAATGGCTTTGCCTCCATGTCACTGCCTTTTCCAGTTTTACGTTGCGGATGGTAAACTTTCTTGTCAGCTTTACCAGCGGTCTGCTGATGTTTTTCTTGGCGTACCATTTAATATAGCTTCTTATGCACTTCTTACAATGATGATGGCACAAGTGTGTGACTTAGAGCCCGGTGAGTTTATTCACACGTTAGGCGATGCTCACATTTATAACAACCATATCGAGCAAGTTCAGCTTCAACTTACGCGTGATACGAAAGATCTTCCAAAAATGAAAATTAACCCAGAAGTGAAATCCATCTTTGATTTCTCATTTGAGGACTTTGAATTAACGGATTATCATCCTCACCCTCATATTAAAGGAGAGGTTTCTGTATGATTTCATTTCTTCTTGCAATGGATGAAAAGCAGCTAATTGGTAAAGACAACGATCTTCCATGGCATCTGCCAGCTGATCTTGCTTACTTTAAACGAATGACCACTGGAAAGTCGATCGTGATGGGAAGAAAAACGTTCGAATCGATTGGAAAAGCATTACCCGGACGCGAAAACTATCTGATTACGAGAAAAAATCTCGAATATGAAGGGGTTACTGTTCTTCATTCAATTGAAGCTTTTCTCGATCTTACAAAGCGTGAGGAAAAAGAGTGGTTCGTTATCGGTGGAGCGGAAATTTATCGGCAAATTCTGCCGCATGCGGATCGACTATATATTACAGAAATTCATGAAACATTTAATGGGGATACTTATTTCCCTAACTTCTCTAAAGATGATTGGAAAGAAACATCGCGAGAAAAACATGAAAGCGATGAGCGAAATGAGCATGATTTTGATTTTGTTGTGTACGATCGTACCTAACTAAAACAATCCCCGGTGAACTTCACCGGGGGATTGTTCACTATGTTTTTGGAAAGGTAAAACCTTCTCCGAAAACATCTCGCACATCATGAACCACAACAAAAGCTTTATCATCAACTTGCTGAATCATTTTTTTAAGAAGAAAAAGCTCCTGTTTGTTAATCACAACGTATAGAATATCTTTTGATTCATTGGAATAATGACCGCGTGCGTTAATGACTGTAACGCCTCGGTCCATTTCTTCGCTTACTTTTTCTGCGATTGCGACGGTGTTTTTTGAAATAATGGTAACGGCTTTTCGTGTATCAAATCCATCAATTAAATAGTCCAATATTTTCGTACTAATATAGATAGAAATTCCCGTGTACATCGTATTTTCAATTCCAATAACGACAGAAGAACCGAGAACGACTAGAATATCGAATACGAACATCGATGTACTAACGCTCCATCCAAAGTGCTGGTTGAGCATTCTGGCTACAATCGTAGAGCCGCCGGTTGTTCCACCTGAGCGAAGAACAAGACCAAGACCGATCCCAATGAACACACCTGCAAAGACAGTACCAAGCATGATATCAAGAGGTTCGCCCATTCCCTCAGTGAGCTGGATAAATAATGAGCTAAAGAAAATGGCAAGCATTGTGTACCATGTTACTCGTTTGTTTAGTACTTTATATCCAATCGCTAAAAGTACAGCGTTCATTACAAAGTTCGTAATTCCCGGTGACCAATCAAGAATATAATATAGCGTCATGGAAATACCGGTTACGCCACCTTCACCTAATTCATTCGGAATCGCAAACAAGTTTACCCCAAGCGCAAAGAATAGCGATCCAATAATAATTAAAGTGATTTCTTTTCCGGTGTTATTCATTTTATCACTCCGTTCTGTTCCTGAATACGTAGGATAATATATCATATCGGATAAAGTCGAACAAGATTGTTCAACAATATTGTTCAAAAAAACAACCGATATGTTAAAATGAGGGAAAAGAGAGGTAAGGCGGGTCTTGAGATATGCGAAAAGAAACGGTCGAGCAAAAAGTATATCAGCTTATAAAGAATGCAATATTAAGGAGACAAATTGCACCCGGAAATCAGCTGTTTGAAAGTGCAATTGCAGCGAAAGTAAATGCTAGCAGGACGCCGATTCGTAGCGCTATTTCGAAGTTAGAAGCAGAGGGACTTGTCGATGTCATTCCGAATAAAGGGGCATTTATCGTTCAACCGACGATGGAAGAGATGATTCAGGCTTTTAAAATGAGAAAGGTCTTAGAAGAATTGGCAATCAGGGAAGGGTACTCTAAACTGGTGAAAACACATATAGAGTTGTTAAAATCTCATACGGAGGAGATGAGTAAAGCTTTTGAAGCGAGGGACATGCTTGTATACCATGAGAAAAATAAGGCTTTTCATCTTGTAATGGCGAATGCGAGTGGAAATCGTTATTTGATTGATTTTATGGACAAGATAT contains:
- a CDS encoding YitT family protein; amino-acid sequence: MNNTGKEITLIIIGSLFFALGVNLFAIPNELGEGGVTGISMTLYYILDWSPGITNFVMNAVLLAIGYKVLNKRVTWYTMLAIFFSSLFIQLTEGMGEPLDIMLGTVFAGVFIGIGLGLVLRSGGTTGGSTIVARMLNQHFGWSVSTSMFVFDILVVLGSSVVIGIENTMYTGISIYISTKILDYLIDGFDTRKAVTIISKNTVAIAEKVSEEMDRGVTVINARGHYSNESKDILYVVINKQELFLLKKMIQQVDDKAFVVVHDVRDVFGEGFTFPKT
- the trxB gene encoding thioredoxin-disulfide reductase, with protein sequence MHKAVIVGTGPAGLTAAIYLARANMDPLVIEGPEPGGQLTLTTDVENFPGFPDGVLGPELMENMKKQALRFGATIERGWVKDIDFSERPFKLTTDTLGDIMAESVLISTGASAKLLGIPGESENMGRGVSTCATCDGFFFRGKKIVVIGGGDSAMEEATFLTKFASEVTILHRRKDLRASKIMQERARANEKISWKLNASPIEVVAENNKVIGIKVKDSDSGKEEIVNTDGIFVAIGHRPNTDFLQGKLNMDDKGYIQVEPGTTRTNVAGVFACGDVQDFTYRQAITAAGTGCMAAMDCERFLEGNAFIDWSM
- a CDS encoding YuzB family protein, which codes for MNPIVEFCMSNLSSGSHKAMETLEKDTDLDVLEYSCLGHCTLCSQEMYCLVNGERVTGETPDELVDNVYQFIEENPMF
- a CDS encoding GntR family transcriptional regulator, with product MRKETVEQKVYQLIKNAILRRQIAPGNQLFESAIAAKVNASRTPIRSAISKLEAEGLVDVIPNKGAFIVQPTMEEMIQAFKMRKVLEELAIREGYSKLVKTHIELLKSHTEEMSKAFEARDMLVYHEKNKAFHLVMANASGNRYLIDFMDKILNQITIYMILYDVFSENDENDLLEHHQLIQLIEMNDEASLLEVVTEHLNHSLAKLEDDKLKYQSLTKLF
- a CDS encoding YpjP family protein, whose amino-acid sequence is MKFPLWMRKLFVAFVAVMTLGTVIPTGYLADEKNEPSETYQEEGHLLLDSLDEPVELSEPTEEEATDWPTIAAQVSSTELLAHFVTYASSQSEEQGLSKFGEAISTRVGSEYTESIVPKMTEAIVASVADLDVEELRTLRLTESPSGGYGERILHVYSEQSGEDLLRFHVRRDHPPQDGYWFNFHYHAADDNFEEHYEVGKIYWDKNTPPKWLS
- a CDS encoding dihydrofolate reductase; this encodes MISFLLAMDEKQLIGKDNDLPWHLPADLAYFKRMTTGKSIVMGRKTFESIGKALPGRENYLITRKNLEYEGVTVLHSIEAFLDLTKREEKEWFVIGGAEIYRQILPHADRLYITEIHETFNGDTYFPNFSKDDWKETSREKHESDERNEHDFDFVVYDRT
- a CDS encoding Hsp20/alpha crystallin family protein encodes the protein MGKGDKLPKLFQDPAIQNWMNTFDDFFKEPFANLLPAQSFRVDLYETDAAFIVEAELPGISKEQIKVEPLGDGLRISIESKEYQETRNDKQKYYKQERSYASTSRTIKLPYHFSMKNVKGKYENGILEIKIPKADRIQNDSNYIDIH
- a CDS encoding thymidylate synthase, giving the protein MKTYLQLCEEILHNGTKKSDRTGTGTMSVFGHQMRFDLQEGFPALTTKKLHLRSIIHELLWFLKGDTNVKYLQDNGVRIWNEWADENGELGPVYGHQWRSWTGADGSTVDQIAKVVEQIKTNPNSRRMIVTAWNPSEVDEMALPPCHCLFQFYVADGKLSCQLYQRSADVFLGVPFNIASYALLTMMMAQVCDLEPGEFIHTLGDAHIYNNHIEQVQLQLTRDTKDLPKMKINPEVKSIFDFSFEDFELTDYHPHPHIKGEVSV